The nucleotide window CTGCAGCTCCGAGACCGACGCCCAGAGGTACAAACACACTGGAGGAGAGTGCAGTGCcggagggcagggcagtggggtgggCTCTGAGGCAGGGGGGAAGCCCATTGCTGAGTTGTAGGTGCTGGGACCTCAGGGACACACAGGATCAGCAAGaaaacagggcaggggagggcagtgaggggagagcctgaggtggggctgggggatgccaagctggggttgggggcagaggtagggagggggaggccagggcagggcttgTGGGGGACCCAGGGGTTGCTCCGGGCAGGTTTCAGCCTGGACCCCACTAGGCTGCTTCTATGGGAGGTTTGGCGCCCCATTGTGGCTGATGCCCCTTTCCTGTGTGGACCCACAGCATCACCTATAACGGTTCCATGGACAGCCCTGTGCCTCTCTACCCCACCGACTTCCCCCCATCCTACGAGACTGTCATGGGACTCCGGGCAGGCAGCCAGGTAAGGAGCCCAGGGGCTCTCGGCTTGGCCAGGCCCAGAGCTGGGCGGTTGTTCAGAGAGGTGGGGCTGGCAAGGAGCAGGCGGTGCCTGGCCCAGTCCTTTCACCAGAGGCTCAGGGTACCCCCGGTAAAACCACAGAGTGACGGGTGAGGGAGAAGCTGGGCTGGGTGAGGGGATGGAGGAGCTGTAACGGACTCCAGGCGGGCCCGGGGGTGAGCAGCACATCCTTGCTGCTGTCTCCTCAGCCTATCACTGACGGCACTGTGGTGGTAGAGAGATGGTGGGGGAGGTAGCAGTTTATCTCACCTGCCCTGTCTCTGTAACATCATGGGACCAACCCAGCTACAGCACCCTGCATACATTGTGCTAAATCTACCAtagctactccagccccagcctctcccagcaggaggtgctgtaggGGCGCAGGGCAGGAGCGCCAGCTGTGCGGGAGCTCCTGGCTATGCCAgtgccagcctctcccagcaagAGGTGTTGTGGGGTTGGcgggcaggagcactggctgggggGAGAGCTTAGCATGCAGCATCTCCCTGCCCGTACGCCctgcctatggttctgtgatGTGATGTGGTTGTGCCCACCCTGCAGGCCACACTGTTCGATTCGCAGCTCACGGATCCGTCACATGGCTGCACTTGTGACCACGTCCCCTCCATGGTGCTCAGCGGGGAAGGTAACAGGGTCCttgggcagcagctgggggcagggcccagggaggAGGGAGCGGCCTGTGTCCAACTCTGCCCATGACTAGGTGGGAGATGGGGGCTGGAGAGGTGGGGGCAAAGTCCTGGTGAGCACCATATGGGTGCCTGTGGGCTGGGTGGGAGGACAGTGGCATGTGCCCAGTAGGGGTGGAGCTGGGAGTCCCGTGCCTGTGAGCTGGTCCCCCAGCAGGGCTGGGATAGGTACTCCCAAGACACAGGTACCCTGGGAATATGCTCCGATCCCTCCCAGAGAGCCCTGTGCATCCCGCCTTGCCTGCGTGCCTTGCAGTGTCCATGGACAGCGGCTCCCTGGTCATGTCCGAGCTCATCGACGTCCCCGGAGACAGCAGTCCCTCCGAGGACTCCTGCTtgctggagctgcagggctccatgCGCTCGGTGGACTATGTCCTCTTCCGCTCCATCCAGCGCAGCCGTGCGGACTACTGCCTGAGCGTGGACTGCATGCAGTGCGGCCACCACCCCcgcagccccacgctgggcctGCAGGGCCCCTTCGAGGATATGCCCCGGCCCCGGGTGCGGGGGGAGCGCTCTtactcctgctccacccctggccccagtTACGAGAGGCTCTTGGAGACAGGCGGGGCCGTGACCCACAGCTGCAATCGTCTGGAAGGGCTGGCTCGCTGCGCTGGGCCTTGCTTCCCTGAGGTGCGACTCAAGGGCAAGAGCTCGCTGCCAGAGCACCAGGGCATCAGCTACGCCGGCTCCCTGTATCCGGAGCACGGTCACCGCCATCATCAGCGACGCAACAGTGAGACATCCTGCCTGCTGGCCCCAGCCCGGGGCCTGAGCCGACGGCCGCTCATGCGGTCGCACAGCGACCCTGGCATTGCTGTTGCCAGTGATCCTGGTAGGTCGGAATGGCCGGGGGAGCCGGGCTGGCGTTGGTGCCCATGTCAGTCTGTTCTCACTAAtgcacttgggggtgggggatggaccATTCACGCTCCTCCAGGGGTGTTCCAGGGGTTGCTGGTCAGTGGTCACTGATCGGGTGGGTGGGTGCGGTTTGCAGGCACCGAGTGGAATTGGTGCACGGATCGATATGCAGCTCATGTCAGGGGACTTGTGCAGGCTTGGCAGTGGGTGCGCACGCATGGcccatgcaggggctggggtgTGCGCGATGGCATGCCCATGCACACTGCTTCCTTGAGGGAACGGGTGCGTGCAACTGATGGGTTGATGCATGGTCATGTGAAGGgatctggggcaggaggagggtaGAGCCTGAGTATCTACCCCTTGCCTTCTTTCTCCTTCCAGCCGACTTCCGGGATCTGCTTTATACCAAAGCACTGGAGGATGATGCATCCAACTCTTCTGCAGACACAGGTCAGGGCAGAGTCAGGTTCAGGATGAGTGTCTGACACGCGACCTGGGGGATGGGCTGGATATCACTGGGGGGCTGATGAGTGACCCCTTTACTTGGGAGTGCCTAGCAGCGTGCtgtagtgccccctgctgggatcggcaatctttggcaaGCAGCCCGTCAgcgctggtgggccgggccggctTGTTTACCTACAGTacagtgtccgcaggttcggccagcACGTTCCTTGGTCTGCACCACTTTCcgcaggccccattggcctgggacggggcaccacggccagtgggagctgcaattagCCGAACTTGCGGACGCCGCAAGTAAACAAAGCGGCCCGGCCAGCCTATggctttccctgacaggccgcgtgccaaaggttgccgacccctgccctagagcatcccctgctgggagaggctggctcGATAGGGAGGCCCTTCACCCCCCCCAGAGTGCATAGCAGCCCTAGGCCTCTTGGCCACAGCCTCTGGGGCCCCATGCGGCCTGTGCTTTCTCCCATCCCCACTGCGTTCCCCTGAGGCCGCAGTTCTCACAGGCCAGTCTCCTTACAGGACTGTGCTCTGAAGCCTGCCTACTCCGGCTCTCGCACTGCGACTCACCCCCGCTCCTCCGGGCCGCCTCTGCCAGGAAGAACAAGGTCCCAGTGCCCAAGAAGGTGACACAGCGGCTGTCGAAGGCAGCGACACGTTCCCTGGGGGACCTGAAGGTTTGTCGTGGTACCCGGGGGCTGGTGGCCAGGTTCCTGCAGAGATCCAAGCGCAGCCTGGTGTCTGGCGTGGAGACGGCTGGGCACAGCTCCCAGGGCCACAAACAGGTAGGGGCTCCATGTTGGCCACGCTCTGCGTGCAGGGCAGCTGAGAAGCGCTAGCAAGCCCCAGGCTGCCCATCCCCCTGGGCCCGGGCCTGGATTGTCCCCTACAGGCATTCCCAGGCCCAGTCCTGTCTAGCTCGGCCTCCCCTGCACCTGTCCTACCCTGGGGAGATTGCCTGACTGGGAGCTCCCAGTTTCCTTCTTGCTGGGCGATGGCATCCTGGAGCCACTTGCTGCAGAGTCAGCCTATTAACccttcccagcctctctctatgCTTgcctggctgggtgcccagcagTGAGCTCATGAGAGAGACGTGACCCTCCGTATGTTCTCCCCCAGGCCACACTGGCCCTTGGGCTGCCATAGCCACAGCAAACACCTGCCCACTGCCTTGGCGCTCTCAGCTGCCCCTCCCTTTTCTCTGAGCAGGGTCTCTCGGGggctccctgcatgccctggGCTTTGGGAGCATTTGCCCCTTGTTCCactgggctggaggagctgggggccTTCCTGTTTCTCTCTGTCGGTTCTTGCCTGGGATGGGCCCCCCATCAGTGAGATGTGTAGGGTCGGGATGTGGCTCTGCACTCTGGAGCTCTGTGTCACTATGGTCCCGggccaggctgggagcaggggactCCTGAGTCCTACagtgctcctggctctgccactgactcacctcAGTTTAGCCACTTGTAAAAAAGGGCCCATgacccttccctgctcccaggtTAGTGAAGGTCGGTGAGTGCTGCCTGCATTGCTCCGTGTGGGAGGCTCTGGAAGGACCCAGCCTGCGTTGGGTAACAGTCCCCAGGAACTCTAGGATTTGGCTGGTCTGTAATTGCAGCTTGTTGGCTCAGTACATGCCTTTGCTGCATGTGACCAGCCCTCTTCCCCTGCAGTCTCCTTTCCAAGCCATCCGTGCTGACGTTCCTCCTCCAGCAGCCATCTCCCCAGCCTGCAATTAGGCTCCCTTCTCTGATGAAGTTTTTAGGTCACGATCCTGGCATCTGAGCTGAGACTTTAGTGCACTGACCTTCCCCTCCTAGTCCAGGGCGGCTCTGTCCCTTGGATGATGCTAAGTCACAGCTTGCCCCTTTTGGCAGCTTAAAGCCGCCGTGCGAGACCTgatgggcctgagcccaggaGACTGTTCACTGGTCCTGGAGAGCTCTGATCCCTCCCTGGCTCCCTGAAGCTGTTCCTCACTTTGTGCACTGGGAACTGCTCTGGGGAGTTCTGAGGCTACCCTGCCTTCCTGGCCGGGACAGCAAGCAACACCTCTGCTTGCTGCCTCACCGAGTCACAGGCTGCTCGTGCTGTCACCCGCCAGGGCCGGCTGCCTCCTTGCCCTCAGTCCGTGGCTGTGGCCTCCATCTGCTCAGGGGTGACTGGGGGGAAGGTGCCTGCTCCCTGGGCTCTCAGGGCTCCCCTATGGGGTGTCCCCACCCCTCCAGTCTGCATCTCTGCACTTGCTGAGGGCTGTTCTGCCTGGCAGGGCTTCTCCTGGATGTGCCCTTGTGGCAAGGTTCCTACCCTCACACGGAGCACTCCAGacaccttcccccatccccccatccccccaagccctttgCCCATTACAGCTACTAGCCAGAGGCGCAGTAGCAGGAGAGAAGCCAGGCCATGGGCTCTCCAAACACCGGCCTCTCCCTGGTGCATGAAGCGCAGTGTGtctgggctgcagctctggggcagtcCTGCTCCAGTTCCAGCCTGGAGAAGGCGAGGGGCAGGTGTTGCACACGCAGCACACAGTGCCCTGCTGTCCTCACCTCTGCCCTTGTCGCTGTGGCTTGCCAGGTGCCTCGGAGTCTGTGGCAGGCAGCAGAGCACGCGCTGCCTGAAGGGATTCACTTGCAGAGCTGCGGGGACCTGAGCTCCACCTCCTCGCTGCGTCGCCTCCTGTCTGCCCGCCAGCTGGAGTGCAGCCGTCCGCGCAGCCTCAGTGGGGTCTACAAGGAGAGCATCCTCTGAGGGGAGCCGCCACCTTGCCCTCCGCCTTGCCTCTCataccccagcccagctgggagtctCCACCAGCATCAGGCTCTCTCTGCCTGGGGTCCACAGCACGAACTTTCCcttgggtgctggggaggggccaCGGGCTGGCTCATTCCCAGCAGACATTCCTCGCTGCTAGGTGACAGTGGGACAAGCTGAGGACCCACACAGACCGCCAAGGGCAGAGCACTGGGGCCTGGTTCGGTGGATCTCTGCTCGGgactctgggaaggaggaggtgcTGCAGTCTGCGCACTGCAGTGGAAACTGGTGAgcgtggacacagcctgctttgtGCTGAGAGGCAGTGCGTGCCCCCGTGCTCACTCCGAGGGGCCAGCAAGCTTTGGAGCGTCGCCTGTGGGGGTGACACGGGGTGTTCCTGGGGCCAAGCCCTTGCTGTATATCGGACAGGGCTATTTCTGTGTGTGTCCACACAGGCCCTCCTTGTATTAATAACCCAAGAGAAGGGGcggagcctggtcccgctgccCTCGCTGCAGTCTGCTGGTCCAGACGCTAACATGGTTCCCAGGGCGAGAAAGCTGGGCTCAATGTGCACGGTGATGTCCTCCCATGACAGGCCTGGGCCTCGCTTGGCCCCTGCATTCAGGGAATGCTTGCTGGCTGGCCAGGTTGCCTCACAGGGCCGTCTGTGTCAGGGAGATTGTAGGCTTgagcccagctcagccctgctctcCTCAGATGCTGTGCAACCCTTTCtagagtgggggaaggaggggcacgGTAAGCCAGGCCAGGCTATGCTGGGCTTCCCCACAACTGCCCTTATCTTCAGGCAGGTCCACAGCCCCCAAgcagaggctgcagccccttcccaTAGAGACTGACCTTCCCTTTTGTCCCCTTCTCCAGCTCATCTCAtctccccagcccttccccatccTGGGCTGGCCTGAGCTGTGGGCCTGGATCTTATGGTGGAACTCTGGCTTGAGAGTGCGGCCATGACCAGTGAAAGGCCTAGGCCCCGGAGAAGGGCTTCAGGAAGCTGGGGTCAATCTGCTCCACAAGGTTTAGGGGCAGAACTAAACCCCTCTGTGCACTAAGtgcccattccccctccccctccccccaagccctagCCAGGCTCTTCCCATCCCTGGGCTCTGGcagcctctccctcctcctccccgccagCTGATGCCTTTGCTTGTATGCCGCATGTGCGACGCAGCTCTCCCCTCTCTGGGATGGTGGGGGTTGCACTCTTTTTACCTCGGGAAGCATGTTGGGAACTCCTGCAGGGAGTCTCCACTGCAGGCTCTTTAAGCTGCACTGACACTTATACAAGAAACCAAATAAAGTTATACACCCCCAGGAGCCAGCTTGGGCTGCCTCATGTCCTGCCGGCCTGCAGTGGACCTGCACCAGCTGCCTCCACGCTACAGCTGGGAAGAGCTCTGGCTCAGTCcaggagagtggggagaggagccctggggctctTGCTAACCTGTCATGGGAAAGAAGACAAGCCTCTCTTTGGGTCAGTGACAATGGCCCCATTCAGGCATTGCCTGTGTGGGGCATATCTGTTCATTGCAGGTGTCTGGGGGGGCGCATCTGTGCATGGAGGCGTGCGCGTGTTCACAGGGTGTGAGGGCCGTGCAGATAGAGGCACACGTCTAGTCACAGGGTGAGAGGGCCGTGCATCTGGACACAGGGTCTGAGGGCCGTGCGGATGGAGGCATATGTCTGAACACAGGGTGAGAGGGCTGTGCAGCTGGAGGTGTGTGCATTGAGTCaaacactggaacaaatgacctagggaggttgtggaatcgcggtcactggaggttttgaagaacaggttacACAAACCCGTCAGGGCTGGGttagataatactt belongs to Natator depressus isolate rNatDep1 chromosome 24, rNatDep2.hap1, whole genome shotgun sequence and includes:
- the ENTREP3 gene encoding protein ENTREP3 isoform X1, with the protein product MPSPSDSSHSLTGRSSRSLTHLRVQRTWLQILLVLGFIQVILGILVITFSLVAATITPSTKVRHSCPSWAGFLLALSGLIGIVSWKRPFTLVITFFTLLSVLGVMLSLAGSILSCQNAQLVKSLEACTREKDSCVCCQARSEYPSMGPACSRQGEILTMFPNPDCWSVRMALKDLLFSVCGLTIFSTIVCTLSAVTCCIQIFSLDIIHVLAPQRSSSVTLECTSPPDPFLQNMMDFEEFVPPVPPPPYYPPEYTCSSETDAQSITYNGSMDSPVPLYPTDFPPSYETVMGLRAGSQATLFDSQLTDPSHGCTCDHVPSMVLSGEVSMDSGSLVMSELIDVPGDSSPSEDSCLLELQGSMRSVDYVLFRSIQRSRADYCLSVDCMQCGHHPRSPTLGLQGPFEDMPRPRVRGERSYSCSTPGPSYERLLETGGAVTHSCNRLEGLARCAGPCFPEVRLKGKSSLPEHQGISYAGSLYPEHGHRHHQRRNSETSCLLAPARGLSRRPLMRSHSDPGIAVASDPADFRDLLYTKALEDDASNSSADTGLCSEACLLRLSHCDSPPLLRAASARKNKVPVPKKVTQRLSKAATRSLGDLKVCRGTRGLVARFLQRSKRSLVSGVETAGHSSQGHKQVPRSLWQAAEHALPEGIHLQSCGDLSSTSSLRRLLSARQLECSRPRSLSGVYKESIL
- the ENTREP3 gene encoding protein ENTREP3 isoform X2, whose translation is MLSLAGSILSCQNAQLVKSLEACTREKDSCVCCQARSEYPSMGPACSRQGEILTMFPNPDCWSVRMALKDLLFSVCGLTIFSTIVCTLSAVTCCIQIFSLDIIHVLAPQRSSSVTLECTSPPDPFLQNMMDFEEFVPPVPPPPYYPPEYTCSSETDAQSITYNGSMDSPVPLYPTDFPPSYETVMGLRAGSQATLFDSQLTDPSHGCTCDHVPSMVLSGEVSMDSGSLVMSELIDVPGDSSPSEDSCLLELQGSMRSVDYVLFRSIQRSRADYCLSVDCMQCGHHPRSPTLGLQGPFEDMPRPRVRGERSYSCSTPGPSYERLLETGGAVTHSCNRLEGLARCAGPCFPEVRLKGKSSLPEHQGISYAGSLYPEHGHRHHQRRNSETSCLLAPARGLSRRPLMRSHSDPGIAVASDPADFRDLLYTKALEDDASNSSADTGLCSEACLLRLSHCDSPPLLRAASARKNKVPVPKKVTQRLSKAATRSLGDLKVCRGTRGLVARFLQRSKRSLVSGVETAGHSSQGHKQVPRSLWQAAEHALPEGIHLQSCGDLSSTSSLRRLLSARQLECSRPRSLSGVYKESIL